The nucleotide sequence GAGAGATACGACGCGAGATCCGTCGTCGTCACGATACCGATGACCGCGTCGTCGTCGTCGACGACGGGGACGTGGTGGATGCCGTGGTCGACCATCGCTTCTGCCACTTCGGCGATCGGCGTCTGCGCACCCGTCGTCACGTCGACCGGCATCATGTACTCCGAGACCGGCGTCTGATCCTTCGGCTTCCGCTCGGCGACGATCTTCACGAAGTCCGTGTTCGTCAGTATTCCGACGAGCCGCCCGCCGTCGACGACGACGACCGAGCCGATCTCGGCGTCCAGCATCTTCTGTGCGGCCTCCTCGACCAGCGTGTCGGGCGAAACGGTGTGGACCGGCGAGGACATCACTCGCGCGACGAAAATATCGTCCATAGTTCAGTGGGGCGTGTTAACGACTATTAAGGATTTGGCTCGCGGCGGTCGGCCGTCGGGCGATCATTTATCTATGAAGACGCGGCCAGCAGCCCCGTGATCTGAGAGTCACTCCGGGCCGGGTCGCGGTTGTTCGGCACGGCGGCCCGGAAACCGAACAGCGACGACGCCGAGTCGGGGGCGTCGCCGACGCGGGTGCCGACTGTTCGCCTTTTCGCTAGCGATGCGTCCGGCGATGCGGAACGGTCGCCGCCAACGCGCCGCTCACAGTCGCTTGCGTATCGTCCGCGCGGTCTGTTCGCCGATACCGGGGACGTCGGTCAGGTCTGCGGTCGACGCGTTCCGGACGTTCTCGACGCTCCCGAACCGCCGCAGGAGGGCGGTCCGCGTTTTCTCGCCGACGCCGGGGACGTCGTCGAGGACCGTCCGAACGTCGTCGCGGAGCGTCTGGTGATACTGGACGGCGAAGCGGTGCGCCTCGTCGCGAACGCGCTGGAGGACGTGCAGCGCGGGGTCGTCGCTGTCCCAGTCGCGAACGCCGGTTGGTGTGACGACGAGCTCTCGCTCCTTCGCGAGCGCGACGACCGGCACGTCCCAGCCGGTCGCCGCGAGCGCGTCTCGGGCCGCGCCGAGCTGTCCCTCGCCCCCGTCGATGAGCAGCAGGTCCGGATCGGGGCGGTCATCGCGCCCCTCGATGGCGCGTTCGGCCCGCCAGCGGACGAGCTCGCGCATCCGCGCGTAGTCGTCGTTGCCGTCGACGAGTCGCTTACGGCGGTAGTCGGTCTTCTCGGCGGAGCCGTCGACGAAGCAGACGTCGCTGCCGACGACCGCCGTGCCTCCGGCGTGACTCACGTCGAAGCCCTCGATTCTGGCGGCCGACGGGAGCCCCAGCTCGTCCGCGAGACTCGCAAGCCCGTCCCCCCGATTCGGGCCGCTTCGAGCGTTCTTGAGCGCCAGCTCGACGAGTTTCGACTCCCGTCCAGCACCCGGGACGCGGACGTCGACTCCTTCGGCGTTCAACCACGCGACGACGTCGGCGTCGTCCGGGCGCTCCGAACAGAGGATCGCGTCCGGGAAGTCGCGTTCGGCGTAGTACTGCGTCAGAAACGCCGTGAGAACCGCCGCAGATCGTTCTCCCCCCTCGGGGGCGTCGAGGTAGTGCCGCGAGCGATCGACCAACTGGCCGCGTTCGCTGTGTAGCCGCGCGACCGCCGCGCCGTCGCCCTCGACGGCGACGCCGAGGACGTCGACCGCGCGTTCGTCGCTTCGCGTCGAAACCGCCTCTTCACCCGCGCCGTGGAACGATTCGATGGCGTCGAGCCGGTCCCGGAGGTTCGCGGCGCGCTCGAACTGCTCGGATTCGGACGCTGTCTCCATCGCTCGTCGGAGCGGATCCGCGAGTACGCCGGTCTCGCCCGTAAAAAAGCGGACGACCGACTCGACGTCCTCTCGGTACGCGTCGGGGGAGATTTCGCCGGTGCAAGGGGCGGTGCATAGCCCCATCTCGTAGTCGAGACAGGGTCGATCCCGGTTCGCGTACTTGTGATCCGAACAGCCCCGGAGGCCGTAGACCTCGCGGAGTGCCTTCACCACGGTATCGACGCGGCTCTTGTCGGTGAACGGCCCGAAGACCGTCGCGCCGGGGTCGGGATCGCGCGTGACTTCGATCCGCGGGATCGGGTGGTCCGTCAGTTGGACGAGCGGGTAGGACTTGTCGTCCTTCAGCCGGACGTTGTACCGCGGCTGGTGGCGCTTGATCAGGTTCGCTTCGAGCAACAGCGCCTGCGTCTCCGTGTCAGTGACGGCGACGTCGATCGAATCGGCGCGCTCGACCATCTGCCGGATGCGCTCGCTCCGCGGATCGGCGTACGAGCGGACCCGATCCCGGACGTCGACCGCCTTGCCGACGTAGACGACGTCGTCGCTATCGAGGAACTGATAGACGCCGGGACCGGCCGGTAACTCCGCGGCCCGCTCGCGAAGTTCGCTGCGCTCCATTGCCCCGACGTAGCGGGCGAGCGGGCTTGAGGGTGACGCGACAGCACTGACCGCAACGACGCGTCGAAATCGGGCCGACGAACGACAGCGTCGAGGCGGTAGCTACAAACGGCTGCCGCGCCGAGCGGTGGCTATGGCCGATGCCGACGACCGCGACGGAGCCGACACCGTTCGCTGCTGGCTGGTCGAACGCACCTACACCGACCGGGGACTCGTGGATATGATCTACGCGACGCCCGACGGGGCAGCCGTCCGCCGGAAACAGGTCTCGACGACGATTATGCGTCAGCGCGGAACCGGCACCACCGCCGCGGTCGATGTCGACGCCGCCGACCTCGAACCCGTCGAGGACGAGGAGACGAGAGAACGCTACGCGGCGGAGGTCGAGCGCGTGCGCGAACAGCACGGGCCCGACGACGAGATATAACGGCGCTCAGTCCCGACGACGAAACGTAACAGGCCCGGATTCCACCAGAAATCCCAGTCTCAGCGCTGATTCTCTCACCAAACGCTTTATGCGCGGATCGGACAACCCACGAGTATGAGTGCTATCGAACTCGACGGAGTGACGAAGCGGTTCGAGGACGTCACCGCCGTCTCGGATCTCTCGCTCACTGTCGAGGAGGGGGAGATATTCGGCTTTCTCGGGCCAAACGGGGCGGGGAAGTCGACGACGATCAACCTGCTACTCGACTTCGTTCGGCCGACGTCCGGAACGGTGTCCGTCCTCGGACACGACGCCCGCGAGGACAGTGTCGCCGTGCGGGAACGGACCGGCGTGCTCCCCGAGGGCTTCGACGTGTACGATCGGCTGACGGGCCGCGCCCACGTCGAGTTCGCCATCGACTCGAAGGACGTCGACGTCGAGCCCGACGCGGTCTTGGACCGGGTCGGACTCGCCGACGCGGCGGACAGACAGGCCGGCGGCTACTCGAAGGGGATGCGCCAACGGCTCGCGCTCGCGATGGCGCTCGTCGGCGACCCGGACCTCCTGATCCTCGACGAGCCCTCCTCCGGGCTCGATCCCGCGGGTGCGAAAGAGATGCGCGAGATCGTTCTCGCGGAGGCCGAGCGCGGGACGACCGTCTTCTTCTCCAGTCACATCCTCGAACAGGTCGAGGCCGTCTGTGACCGCGTCGGCATCCTCCGCGCGGGCGAGCTCGTCGCCGTCGACTCGATCGAGGGGCTCAGAGCCGCCTCGGACGCCGACGCGACTCTCCGCGTGACCGTCGGCGAGCGCGTCGACGACGACGTCCTCGCCGCCGTCCGCGACCTCGCGGGCGTCGACCGCGTCGACCGCGACGGCGACGACGCGCTCCGCGTGGCCTGCGAGAGCGACGCGAAAACCCGCGTCGTCACCGAACTGGAGGACAGCGGTGTCAGCGTCACCGACTTCACGACCGAGGAGGCCTCCCTCGAAGATCTGTTCCTCGCGTACACCGAGCGCGACGAGGCCGTCGAAAGCGCGGTCGACGACGAAGCCGAGAACGAACCCGGAGACGAATCTGGGGACCAAAGCGGAGACGAACCCGGAGACGAACCCACCGAGGATGCGGAGGTGACGCGATGAGCTGGCAGGCCGTCGCGCGCAAGGAGTTCCGCGACGCCATCCGCTCGCGGTGGCTCCACGGTTCGACGCTGTTTTTCGCCCTCTTCCTCGGCGGTGCGCCGGCGCTGTTCTTCGGTCTCTTGGTCCCGCCGGACCTCCGGCAGGTCTCGAACCTCTTCGGGTTCTTCGCCGACCTCGGCGTGTTCAGCTTCTCGTTCCCCGGCCTGCTCGCGTTGATCCTCGGGTTCGTCGCCCTGTCGACGTCGTACGGCTCGATCACCGAAGAGCGCGAGAGCGGCTCGATCAAGCTCCTGCTCTCGCTGCCGAACTCCCGGCTCGACGCGATGACCGGAAAGCTCCTCGGACGCTCGGCAGTCGTCGTCGTCGCCCTGCTCGTCGGGTTCTTCGCGACGTTCCTCGTGCTCCTCGCGACCGGTACGCGGTTACAGCTCGGCTCGTTCGTCCCACAGGTCGCGCTCACGGTGCTCTTAGGGGTCGCGTTCGTCTCGATCGGCCTGAGCCTCTCGGCGCTCGCGGACTCGAACCGCGAGGCGACGCTCGCGACGATGGGGCTGTACCTCGTCTTCGCCGTCCTCTGGGGATCGATCTCCGAGGGAATCCCGAAACTCCTCAACTACGCGGCCGAGGAGGTCGGAATCGGGGCGCTCTCGGAGGGACTTCGGGTCAAGATCGGGGTGTTCCTGAAGTACCTGAACCCGCTGAAAACGTACGAGACGCTCGCTGCACAGGTGTATTACGGCCCCGAACAGGCGCGGCTCGTCACGACGACGTTCGGTGAGCAGGCGGTCCTGACGCCGATTCTTCGGGAGTCGATCCCGTTTTACTTCTCGGGGTGGTTCCTCCTCGCGATTCTGCTCGCGTGGATCGCGATTCCCGCGGTGATCGGCTACCGGGCGTTCGAACGCGCGGACCTCTGATCTGCGATCCGGGACGGTCGCGACCGAGCGGCTACCCCTCCGGTGGATACCCGATCCCGTACTCGGCGAGGAGTTCCTCCAATTCCCGTTCATCGAGCACCGGCACGTCGTTGGCTTCGGCGTCGGCCAGCTTACTCTCGCCGGGGTTCTCGCCGACGACGAGGTAGTCGGTGTTGCCGGAGACGCTGCTCGTCGCCGACGCGCCGTGTCGTTCGACGAGGGCTTGGGCGTCGCCGCGAGTCACCGACAGCGATCCGGTGAAGACGAACGTCAGGCCGTCGAGCTCGTCGTGTTCGTCGTCTGCTTCGACCGCCTCGGGCTCGACGCCGATCTCGCGGAGTTCCTCGAGGACCGCGCGGTTCTTGTCGTTCGCGAAGAACTCCGCGATGTGCGCCGCGACTGTCGGTCCGACGTCATCGACGGCTTCGAGCGCGTCCTCGTCGGCGTCCACCACGGCGTCCAGCGAGCCGAACGCCCGCGCGAGGTTTCGGGCAGTGCTGCCGCCGACTTCCGGGATTCCGAGCGCGACGAGGAAGTCCGAAAGCGACGGTGAGCGAGTGGCGTCGACGGCGTCGATGAGGTTCCGCGCGCTCGTCTCTCCCCACCCGTCCAGTTCCGCGAGGTCGTCGACCGAGAGCCGGTAGAGGTCCGGCAGCGACGTCACCACGCCCGCGTCGACCAGTTGTTCGACCCGTTCCTCGCCGAGGCCGTCGATATCGAGCGCGCCGCGGCTCCCGTAGTGGACGATCGCGCGGATCAACTGCGCGTCGCAGCTGAGTCCGCCCGTACAGAACGCCAGCGGGCCGTTGCGCTCGACGGGGCTGCCGCAGACCGGACACGTTTCGGGGAATTCGAACGTCCCCGCGGCGCGCTTTTCAGTCACTTCTGCGACCTCGGGGATGACGTCGCCCGCGCGGCGAACGCGCACCTCGTCGCCGACGTCGACGCCGAGGCGTTCGATTTCATCGGGATTGTGTAAAGACGCCCGCGAGACGGTCACGCCGCCGACGTCGACCGGTTCGAGGAGGGCGACCGGCGTGAGCCGTCCCGTCCGTCCGACCTGCACGACGACGTCAGTGATCCGAGTGATCTCCGCGCGCGGCGGGAACTTGTAGGCGAACGCCCAGCGGACCGCGCGGGTCGTCGCGCCCAACCGCTCGCGGGCGTCGCGGGCGTCGACTTTGATGACAGTGCCGTCGATCTCGTAGTTCAGGTCCTCGCGCGCCGCCAGCAGGTCGTCGCGATAGTCGATCGCGTCCTCGACCGACTCGACGACCTCGACGCGGTCGTTGACGTGCAGGCCCCACTCGCGCAGTCGATTGAGCGTCGCCGACTGGCTTTCTGGAACCTCGCTCGCGTCGAGGACGTCGTAGAAGAAGCAATCGAGCGGTCGGTCGGCCACGACGCCGGGATCGAGTTGCCTGAGGGTGCCGGCGGCGGCGTTCCGGGGGTTCGCGAAGGGTTCCTCGTCGCGCTCGACGCGCTCGCGGTTGTGCTCGCGGAAAGCGTCGCGGGGCATATACACCTCGCCGCGGACCGAAAGCGAATCAGGGGAGTCGCCGCGGAGCCGCAGCGGGATCGAGCGGATCGTCCGCACCTGTTCGGTCACGTCGTCGCCGCGCTCGCCGTCGCCGCGGGTCGCCGCGCGGACGTACTCACCGCCCTCGTAGACGACCTCGACCGAGAGACCGTCGAACTTGGGCTCGCAGACGTAGTCGACGTCGCCGACGGCCTCGCGCACGCGGCGGTCGAACTCCCGGAGGTCGTCGGCGTCGGTCGACTGCTCGATCGAGAGCATCGGCGCGCGGTGTTGGACCGTCTCCAGTTCCTCCAGCGGTTCGCCGCCGACGCGACGCGTGGGGCTCGCCTCGCTGTCGAGGTCGAAGGTCGCCTCCAACTCTCGAAGCCGCGCGAACAGCTCGTCGTACGCGCGGTCGGAGATCAGCGGATCAGCCCGCACGTAGTAGCGGTGGTCGTGCTCACGAATCGCCGCGCGGAGCTCTTCGGCTTGGGCTTGGGCCTCCTCGCGAGTCAGCGCCTCGACCGGCTCGAAACCGACGTTCGGCTCGCGGAGATACGGGTTGTCCGGATCGGCGTAGGCCAGTTCCGGGCGATCGCCGTCGTGTTCGTTTGCTTCCGCCTCCGGCGACGTCTCGTCGCTCATTCTATCGGCGGGTCGGACGCGGCGGAGTTAGGTGCTTCGTCAGACGGTGATCCCCGTCGGCAGCGCCGGGGCGGCGCGTCTCGGTAGGCCGACGAACGCGCCGAGCGAGCGACCGCCGGAGAGCGCTCACAGCGTCGACGGAAACCCGTATCGCTTATCCCTGCGGACGGCAATCGCGGCGTATGGAAGAGGACTTCCTGCTCCTCAACCCCGGCCCGGTGCCGATCACCGACGAGGTGTCGGCGGCGATGGACCAGCCGATGGTCTCACACCGGTCCGCGGCGTTCGAGGCGGTCTACGAGCGTGCACAGGACGGTCTCGACTACATCTTCGAGCAGTCGACGCTCGACGGATCGTCGACGGCGACCGCCGGGGGCGGAACCTCGCTCATTCTCAACGGCACGGCCTCGATGGGAATGGAGGCGGCCG is from Halobellus sp. LT62 and encodes:
- the ligA gene encoding NAD-dependent DNA ligase LigA encodes the protein MAYADPDNPYLREPNVGFEPVEALTREEAQAQAEELRAAIREHDHRYYVRADPLISDRAYDELFARLRELEATFDLDSEASPTRRVGGEPLEELETVQHRAPMLSIEQSTDADDLREFDRRVREAVGDVDYVCEPKFDGLSVEVVYEGGEYVRAATRGDGERGDDVTEQVRTIRSIPLRLRGDSPDSLSVRGEVYMPRDAFREHNRERVERDEEPFANPRNAAAGTLRQLDPGVVADRPLDCFFYDVLDASEVPESQSATLNRLREWGLHVNDRVEVVESVEDAIDYRDDLLAAREDLNYEIDGTVIKVDARDARERLGATTRAVRWAFAYKFPPRAEITRITDVVVQVGRTGRLTPVALLEPVDVGGVTVSRASLHNPDEIERLGVDVGDEVRVRRAGDVIPEVAEVTEKRAAGTFEFPETCPVCGSPVERNGPLAFCTGGLSCDAQLIRAIVHYGSRGALDIDGLGEERVEQLVDAGVVTSLPDLYRLSVDDLAELDGWGETSARNLIDAVDATRSPSLSDFLVALGIPEVGGSTARNLARAFGSLDAVVDADEDALEAVDDVGPTVAAHIAEFFANDKNRAVLEELREIGVEPEAVEADDEHDELDGLTFVFTGSLSVTRGDAQALVERHGASATSSVSGNTDYLVVGENPGESKLADAEANDVPVLDERELEELLAEYGIGYPPEG
- a CDS encoding CBS domain-containing protein, with the protein product MDDIFVARVMSSPVHTVSPDTLVEEAAQKMLDAEIGSVVVVDGGRLVGILTNTDFVKIVAERKPKDQTPVSEYMMPVDVTTGAQTPIAEVAEAMVDHGIHHVPVVDDDDAVIGIVTTTDLASYLSQFRTASV
- a CDS encoding ABC transporter permease; protein product: MSWQAVARKEFRDAIRSRWLHGSTLFFALFLGGAPALFFGLLVPPDLRQVSNLFGFFADLGVFSFSFPGLLALILGFVALSTSYGSITEERESGSIKLLLSLPNSRLDAMTGKLLGRSAVVVVALLVGFFATFLVLLATGTRLQLGSFVPQVALTVLLGVAFVSIGLSLSALADSNREATLATMGLYLVFAVLWGSISEGIPKLLNYAAEEVGIGALSEGLRVKIGVFLKYLNPLKTYETLAAQVYYGPEQARLVTTTFGEQAVLTPILRESIPFYFSGWFLLAILLAWIAIPAVIGYRAFERADL
- a CDS encoding ABC transporter ATP-binding protein, whose product is MSAIELDGVTKRFEDVTAVSDLSLTVEEGEIFGFLGPNGAGKSTTINLLLDFVRPTSGTVSVLGHDAREDSVAVRERTGVLPEGFDVYDRLTGRAHVEFAIDSKDVDVEPDAVLDRVGLADAADRQAGGYSKGMRQRLALAMALVGDPDLLILDEPSSGLDPAGAKEMREIVLAEAERGTTVFFSSHILEQVEAVCDRVGILRAGELVAVDSIEGLRAASDADATLRVTVGERVDDDVLAAVRDLAGVDRVDRDGDDALRVACESDAKTRVVTELEDSGVSVTDFTTEEASLEDLFLAYTERDEAVESAVDDEAENEPGDESGDQSGDEPGDEPTEDAEVTR
- a CDS encoding excinuclease ABC subunit C, with product MERSELRERAAELPAGPGVYQFLDSDDVVYVGKAVDVRDRVRSYADPRSERIRQMVERADSIDVAVTDTETQALLLEANLIKRHQPRYNVRLKDDKSYPLVQLTDHPIPRIEVTRDPDPGATVFGPFTDKSRVDTVVKALREVYGLRGCSDHKYANRDRPCLDYEMGLCTAPCTGEISPDAYREDVESVVRFFTGETGVLADPLRRAMETASESEQFERAANLRDRLDAIESFHGAGEEAVSTRSDERAVDVLGVAVEGDGAAVARLHSERGQLVDRSRHYLDAPEGGERSAAVLTAFLTQYYAERDFPDAILCSERPDDADVVAWLNAEGVDVRVPGAGRESKLVELALKNARSGPNRGDGLASLADELGLPSAARIEGFDVSHAGGTAVVGSDVCFVDGSAEKTDYRRKRLVDGNDDYARMRELVRWRAERAIEGRDDRPDPDLLLIDGGEGQLGAARDALAATGWDVPVVALAKERELVVTPTGVRDWDSDDPALHVLQRVRDEAHRFAVQYHQTLRDDVRTVLDDVPGVGEKTRTALLRRFGSVENVRNASTADLTDVPGIGEQTARTIRKRL